One segment of Salvelinus alpinus chromosome 1, SLU_Salpinus.1, whole genome shotgun sequence DNA contains the following:
- the LOC139539174 gene encoding uncharacterized protein isoform X2 — MALELNKGRPVLEGIPGGKETSIGSSQDATRFIQVSGSTVFLLEPPAQAPDDADPGEGPSAAATAHDGDDDEEETISLDSRRHEDPDAIQWENQPGNISSQAIRKLYGNHLRRQIELADIDIQYKKKKMENLALESEIKKRTIRKLDLEIKKLERELQEDDTAQNKN; from the exons atggccttggagctaaataaaggcaggcccgtcttagaggggatccctggggggaaagagacgagcataggttcctcccaagatgccacccgcttcattcaag tgtctggcagcactgtgttcctgttagagccaccagcacaagcaccagacgatgctgatcca ggtgaaggccccagtgcagcagcaacagcacatgatggagacgatgatgaggaggagaccatctctctggattccagaaggcatgag gacccagatgctatacagtgggaaaaccagcctggcaacata agctcacaagctatcagaaagttgtatggcaaccacctccggcgccaaatagaactggcagacatagacattcagtacaagaagaaaaagatggaaaatcttgcactggagtccgaaataaaaaagaggacaattaggaaactggaccttgaaataaaaaaacttgagagggag ctccaagaagatgacacagctcaaaataaaaattag
- the LOC139539174 gene encoding putative nuclease HARBI1 isoform X1, with amino-acid sequence MSSSPSLATEDAVTSKRSSIGLQMVCNADCVISNVVAKWPGSVHDSRIFRASEIYQCLSQGEFSGVLLGDRGYGCQPFLLTPFTDPQEAQQAYNHAHARTRARVEMTFGLLKARFHCLHKLRVSPVRACDITVACAVLHNVACLRKERAPRVPPAMDWDNPAIFPDDDSGRLLRDQYVLNYFS; translated from the exons atgtcttcatctccttccctggccacagaagacgctgtgacatcaaagaggagttctataggattgcag atggtctgcaatgctgactgtgtgatcagcaatgttgtggcaaaatggcctggctcagtccatgactccagaatctttcgggcctctgaaatctatcagtgcctatcacaag gtgaattctctggtgtgttgctgggagacagggggtatggctgccagccttttctcctgacacctttcacagacccccaggaagcacagcaggcctacaaccatgcccatgccaggaccagggccagagttgaaatgacctttggcctcctgaaggcacgctttcactgccttcacaaattaagggtcagccctgttagggcatgtgatattactgtggcttgtgctgtcctccacaatgtggcatgcctgaggaaggagagggcccccagagtgccaccagccatggactgggacaatccggcaatcttccctgatgacgacagtggtcggctgctgagggaccaatatgtgttgaattattttagttag